In Xylanibacter ruminicola 23, a single genomic region encodes these proteins:
- a CDS encoding smalltalk protein, protein MSKKETMKFILQMIASIATAIVTALGATSCVGSL, encoded by the coding sequence ATGAGTAAGAAAGAAACCATGAAGTTCATCCTACAGATGATTGCCAGCATCGCCACTGCGATTGTAACGGCCCTGGGCGCCACCAGTTGTGTGGGCAGCCTGTAA
- a CDS encoding TIGR00730 family Rossman fold protein encodes MKICVFCSANEQIDAEFFTLTAELGKWAAESGHSIVYGGVNQGLMECVAKAAKTAGGRTIGVVPTKVEETGRTSDYVEIEIPCDNLTDRKQLMMDQSDVFIALPGGIGTLDEVFTVAASATIGYHHKPVILYNMKGFWDQLIALMDDLQARGMIRGDWHQYIKVANSLDDIKTLCSC; translated from the coding sequence ATGAAAATATGTGTGTTTTGTTCTGCCAACGAGCAGATTGATGCCGAGTTTTTTACGCTTACGGCCGAGCTTGGCAAGTGGGCGGCTGAGAGTGGTCATAGCATCGTGTATGGCGGTGTTAACCAGGGCCTGATGGAGTGTGTGGCCAAGGCTGCCAAAACGGCTGGCGGCCGTACCATCGGTGTGGTGCCTACCAAGGTAGAAGAAACGGGACGCACCAGCGATTACGTAGAGATAGAGATACCTTGCGATAACCTGACCGACCGCAAGCAGCTGATGATGGACCAGAGCGACGTGTTTATCGCCCTGCCTGGCGGCATCGGCACGCTCGATGAGGTGTTTACTGTTGCCGCATCGGCCACCATCGGCTATCACCACAAGCCTGTTATCCTTTATAACATGAAAGGCTTCTGGGATCAGTTGATAGCCCTGATGGACGATCTGCAGGCCCGCGGCATGATTCGCGGCGATTGGCACCAGTACATCAAAGTGGCCAACAGCTTAGACGACATCAAAACTCTTTGCAGTTGCTAA
- a CDS encoding flavodoxin, translated as MRKLFLSLAMITGIATSYAQQKLVLYYSENGTTKTVAEEIQKQLGADIEAVEAVEPYTGDFQATVQRGNKERQNGEWPAIKPLKSDLSKYDVIFLGYPIWYGTYANPIVTLLNGQDFPGKTIVPFCTFGSGGLNTSSADLKKALPKAKIAQGYGVRTARVAKAAKELNRFLTENGYKKGAVKALPAYTAQKPVTDAEKALFDAACSSYQFPLGTPQTVGKRETPDGTDYEFKVKSRGMNGKEATATIYVTVEKGGKPEFTEVVR; from the coding sequence ATGCGAAAACTATTTTTATCATTGGCAATGATTACAGGCATTGCAACGAGTTATGCACAGCAGAAGCTGGTGCTTTACTACTCAGAGAATGGTACAACCAAGACCGTAGCCGAGGAAATCCAGAAACAACTGGGTGCTGACATCGAAGCCGTAGAGGCTGTTGAGCCTTATACAGGCGATTTTCAGGCTACCGTACAGCGTGGCAACAAAGAGCGCCAAAACGGTGAGTGGCCCGCCATCAAGCCCCTCAAGAGCGACTTGAGCAAGTACGATGTCATCTTTTTAGGATACCCCATCTGGTATGGCACCTATGCCAACCCGATTGTAACACTGCTGAACGGGCAGGATTTTCCAGGTAAGACGATTGTGCCCTTCTGCACCTTTGGCAGCGGCGGACTGAACACATCATCGGCCGACCTGAAGAAGGCACTGCCCAAGGCCAAGATTGCCCAGGGCTATGGCGTACGTACAGCCCGCGTGGCTAAAGCAGCCAAAGAGCTGAACCGTTTCCTGACAGAGAACGGCTACAAGAAGGGCGCAGTAAAAGCCCTGCCAGCCTATACAGCACAGAAGCCCGTAACCGATGCCGAGAAGGCGCTGTTTGACGCCGCCTGCTCGAGCTATCAGTTCCCTCTCGGCACACCTCAGACAGTAGGTAAGCGCGAAACGCCCGATGGCACCGACTATGAGTTTAAGGTAAAAAGTCGCGGCATGAACGGCAAAGAGGCCACCGCTACCATCTACGTAACCGTAGAAAAGGGCGGCAAGCCAGAATTTACAGAAGTAGTAAGATAA